From Streptomyces griseorubiginosus, one genomic window encodes:
- a CDS encoding sugar ABC transporter permease, with translation MRKGQYRFVAGFLFAPVALYLIFVIWPYLQTFGYSLTDWKGQSQTFKFVGLDNYKALFQDDVFMQAIWHNILFLIFIPVITILLALFFAFMLNAGGRSKAGGVRGVAGSQVYKVVYFFPQVLSLAIVAVLFNAVYRSDGGGLLNGFLIKLGLVDAENPMEWLNEPNLVLWMLVIAVVWHGVGFYLVLFSAAMQSIPKDIYEAALIDGAGRNQSFFRITLPLLWDTVQTAWVYLGIVAMDMFVLVSSMTQNMGAYGGGPDHHSDVMSTVMMRNFQYFGKSGYACAMGVVMLLLTLVLSVVMLRATRRDRVEF, from the coding sequence ATGCGCAAAGGGCAGTACAGGTTCGTCGCGGGATTTCTCTTCGCTCCCGTGGCGCTCTACCTGATCTTCGTGATCTGGCCGTACCTCCAGACGTTCGGCTATTCGCTGACCGACTGGAAAGGGCAGTCGCAGACGTTCAAGTTCGTCGGTCTGGACAACTACAAGGCGCTGTTCCAGGACGACGTCTTCATGCAGGCCATCTGGCACAACATCCTGTTCCTGATCTTCATCCCGGTGATCACCATTCTGCTCGCCCTGTTCTTCGCGTTCATGCTGAACGCGGGCGGGCGCAGCAAAGCCGGCGGAGTGCGGGGAGTCGCCGGATCGCAGGTCTACAAGGTCGTCTACTTCTTTCCCCAGGTGCTGTCGCTGGCGATCGTCGCCGTACTGTTCAACGCGGTGTACCGCAGTGACGGCGGAGGTCTTCTCAACGGATTCCTGATCAAACTCGGCCTGGTCGACGCCGAGAATCCGATGGAATGGCTCAACGAGCCCAACCTGGTGCTGTGGATGCTGGTCATCGCCGTGGTGTGGCACGGCGTCGGCTTCTACCTGGTGCTGTTCTCGGCCGCCATGCAGTCCATCCCGAAGGACATCTACGAGGCCGCGCTCATCGACGGCGCGGGCCGCAACCAGTCCTTCTTCCGCATCACCCTGCCGCTGCTGTGGGACACCGTGCAGACCGCCTGGGTCTATCTGGGCATCGTCGCGATGGACATGTTCGTGCTGGTGTCGTCGATGACCCAGAACATGGGTGCCTACGGAGGCGGCCCCGACCATCACAGCGACGTGATGTCGACGGTGATGATGCGCAACTTCCAGTACTTCGGCAAGAGCGGATACGCCTGCGCGATGGGCGTCGTCATGCTGCTGCTCACCCTGGTCCTGTCCGTGGTCATGCTGCGTGCCACCCGCCGCGACCGCGTCGAGTTCTGA
- the ngcE gene encoding N-acetylglucosamine/diacetylchitobiose ABC transporter substrate-binding protein, whose amino-acid sequence MGSTSADSHGDEGVGRRDLIKRSAALGLAAVPATGFLSACASGGGDESSDDNTKGTTSKDNPFGAAKGSKLDVVIFKGGYGDDYAKAWEADFQKKLGITSTHTGTQEITGKLQPRFNAGNPPDIVDDSGAQQIKVDVLYKNGQLLDLAEVLDAPAIDDPSKKVRDLIIPGTLDAGLQGGKIVALNYIYTVWGLWYSGKLFKEKGWEEPKTWDDFLAVCQDAKKQGIGGLAHQGKYPYYINVAIMDLIAKKGGLDAMKAIDNLDPKAFVGSEAAQAGVEAIYEVVEKGLLMPGTNGLTHTESQTRWNQYKAAFITCGSWLENEQLKQTPADFDMKFMPMPLLPDSALPFEAIRAGSGEPFIIPAKAKNLPGAKEFMRRMLSKEWSTLFAKEANSLTILKDGVDPSVKLRPGTQSTVEASKAAGDDTFRYLYTEWYSEMGAAIEAASNELMAKRIQPKEWLKRAQAAVDKQAKDPASKKNHRD is encoded by the coding sequence ATGGGATCCACTTCCGCAGACAGCCACGGTGACGAAGGTGTCGGCCGCCGCGATCTGATCAAGCGTTCCGCGGCGCTCGGACTGGCCGCCGTCCCCGCGACCGGTTTTCTGTCCGCCTGCGCCAGCGGCGGAGGCGACGAATCGAGCGACGACAACACCAAGGGCACCACCTCGAAGGACAACCCCTTCGGAGCGGCCAAGGGCAGCAAGCTCGACGTCGTGATCTTCAAGGGCGGCTACGGCGACGACTACGCCAAGGCGTGGGAGGCCGACTTCCAGAAGAAGCTCGGGATCACCTCCACGCACACCGGCACCCAGGAGATCACCGGAAAGCTCCAGCCGCGCTTCAACGCGGGCAACCCGCCGGACATCGTCGACGACTCCGGCGCCCAGCAGATCAAGGTCGACGTCCTCTACAAGAACGGGCAGCTGCTCGACCTCGCCGAGGTCCTGGACGCGCCCGCCATCGACGACCCGAGCAAGAAGGTCCGCGACCTCATCATCCCGGGGACCCTCGACGCCGGTCTCCAGGGCGGCAAGATCGTCGCCCTCAACTACATCTACACCGTCTGGGGTCTGTGGTACTCCGGCAAGCTCTTCAAGGAGAAGGGCTGGGAGGAGCCCAAGACCTGGGACGACTTCCTCGCCGTCTGCCAGGACGCCAAGAAGCAGGGCATCGGGGGCCTCGCCCACCAGGGCAAGTACCCGTACTACATCAACGTCGCCATCATGGACCTGATCGCCAAGAAGGGCGGTCTGGACGCCATGAAGGCGATCGACAACCTCGACCCCAAGGCCTTCGTCGGCTCCGAGGCGGCCCAGGCCGGTGTCGAGGCGATCTACGAGGTGGTCGAGAAGGGCCTGTTGATGCCCGGCACCAACGGCCTGACCCACACCGAGTCCCAGACCCGCTGGAACCAGTACAAGGCCGCCTTCATCACCTGCGGCTCCTGGCTGGAGAACGAGCAGCTCAAGCAGACCCCGGCGGACTTCGACATGAAGTTCATGCCGATGCCGCTGCTGCCCGACAGCGCGCTGCCCTTCGAGGCGATCCGGGCCGGCTCCGGCGAGCCCTTCATCATCCCTGCGAAGGCCAAGAACCTGCCGGGCGCCAAGGAGTTCATGCGCCGCATGCTCTCCAAGGAGTGGTCGACCCTCTTCGCCAAGGAGGCCAACTCCCTCACCATCCTCAAGGACGGCGTCGACCCCAGCGTGAAGCTGCGCCCGGGCACCCAGTCCACCGTCGAGGCGTCCAAGGCGGCCGGCGACGACACCTTCCGTTACCTGTACACCGAGTGGTACAGCGAGATGGGAGCGGCGATCGAGGCCGCGTCCAACGAGCTGATGGCCAAGCGCATCCAGCCGAAGGAGTGGCTCAAGCGGGCCCAGGCCGCGGTCGACAAGCAGGCCAAGGACCCGGCCTCCAAGAAGAACCACCGGGACTGA
- a CDS encoding GH92 family glycosyl hydrolase encodes MTVGSQGAAVALPAAPAPADQEFRSSFEAGEPAPDWISTVDGGRASGVDGGYRTGIPGNVTDRVTDVRASAENASGGEVKENLADSEPGTKWLAFASTGWAEFDLDKPVKAVTYALTSANDFAERDPRDWILKGSTDGKDWKTLDTRSGETFAERFRTQSYDIADPAEYQHFRLEITKNNGASGILQLADLQLSTGGNEGPVPPDMLSLVDRSPTGSPTAKAAAGFTGKKALRYAGRHTAEGRAYSYNKIFDVNVAVDRLTRLSYRIYPSMVDGDRDYDSTDVSVDLAFTDGTFLSRLGARDQHGFTLSPQGQGASKALYVNQWNNVVARIGSVAAGKTVDRILVAYDSPGGPAKFRGWLDDVTLERAAPEKPKAHLSDYALTTRGTNSSGGFSRGNNFPATAVPHGFNFWTPVTNASSLSWLYDYARANNEDNLPTIQAFSASHEPSPWMGDRQTFQVMPSAAAGTPDLGREARELAFRHENETARPYYYGVRFENGLTAEMAPTDHAAVLRFSYPGDDASVLFDNVTDQAGLTLDKESGTFTGYSDVKSGLSAGATRLFVYGVFDKPVVDGASSGVKGYLRFNDRTVTLRIATSLISLDQAKDNLRQEIPDGTSFDDVKGAAQRAWDRLLGKVEVEGATQDQLTTLYSSLYRLYLYPNSGFEKVGSKYQYASPFSPMPSPDTPTHTGAKIVDGKVYVNNGFWDTYRTTWPAYSLLTPSQAGEMVDGFVQQYKDGGWTSRWSSPGYADLMTGTSSDVAFADAYVKGVDFDAKSAYDAALKNATVAPPSSGVGRKGMTTSPFLGYTSTDTHEGLSWALEGYLNDYGIARMGRALYAKTGEKRYKEESEYFLNRAQDYVNLFDARAGFFQGRDADGKWRVDSSSYDPRVWGYDYTETNGWGYAFTAPQDSRGLANLYGGRSGLAEKLDQYFATPETASPDFVGSYGGVIHEMTEARDVRMGMYGHSNQVAHHVTYMYDAAGQPWKTQKNVREVLSRLYVGSEIGQGYHGDEDNGEQSAWYLFSALGFYPLVMGSGEYAVGSPLFTKATVHLENGRDLVVRAPENSARNVYVQGLKVNGKPWTSTSLPHSVLSKGAVLDFAMGPKPSKWGTGRNAAPVSITQDDQVPTPRADVLSGDGALFDNTSATDAAVTSVDLPVSGEVKGVQYTVTSSSDHTKAPTGWTLQGSADGTTWKTLDRRSAESFAWDRQTRAFTVRSPGTYGKYRLVLDGEAVVSEVELLA; translated from the coding sequence GTGACGGTCGGCTCCCAGGGCGCGGCCGTCGCCCTGCCCGCCGCCCCCGCCCCGGCCGACCAGGAGTTCCGCTCCTCCTTCGAGGCGGGCGAGCCGGCCCCCGACTGGATCAGCACCGTCGACGGCGGCCGGGCCTCCGGCGTCGACGGTGGCTACCGCACCGGCATCCCCGGCAATGTCACCGACCGGGTCACGGACGTCCGGGCGAGCGCCGAGAACGCCTCCGGCGGCGAGGTGAAGGAGAACCTCGCCGACAGCGAGCCGGGCACCAAGTGGCTGGCCTTCGCGTCCACCGGCTGGGCGGAGTTCGACCTGGACAAGCCGGTGAAGGCGGTCACCTACGCGCTGACCTCGGCCAACGACTTCGCCGAGCGCGACCCGAGGGACTGGATTCTCAAGGGATCCACGGACGGCAAGGACTGGAAGACCCTCGACACCCGCTCGGGTGAGACCTTCGCCGAACGGTTCCGGACGCAGTCGTACGACATCGCGGATCCGGCCGAATACCAGCACTTCCGGCTGGAGATCACGAAGAACAACGGCGCCTCCGGGATCCTCCAGCTCGCCGACCTCCAGCTCTCCACGGGCGGGAACGAGGGGCCGGTGCCCCCGGACATGCTCTCCCTCGTCGACCGCAGCCCGACCGGATCGCCCACCGCGAAGGCGGCCGCCGGATTCACCGGAAAGAAGGCCCTGCGTTACGCCGGACGGCACACGGCCGAGGGGCGGGCGTACTCGTACAACAAGATCTTCGACGTGAACGTGGCGGTCGACCGGCTCACCCGGCTGTCGTACCGGATCTACCCGTCGATGGTGGACGGCGACCGGGACTACGACTCGACCGACGTCTCGGTGGACCTGGCCTTCACCGACGGCACCTTCCTGAGCCGGCTCGGGGCGCGTGACCAGCACGGATTCACGCTCTCGCCGCAGGGGCAGGGCGCCTCGAAGGCGCTGTACGTCAACCAGTGGAACAACGTGGTCGCGCGGATCGGGTCGGTCGCGGCCGGGAAGACCGTCGACCGGATCCTGGTCGCCTACGACTCCCCCGGCGGGCCCGCGAAGTTCCGGGGCTGGCTGGACGACGTGACGCTGGAGCGGGCCGCGCCGGAGAAGCCGAAGGCGCATCTGTCGGACTACGCGCTCACCACCCGCGGCACCAACTCCAGCGGTGGCTTCTCGCGCGGCAACAACTTCCCGGCGACGGCCGTGCCGCACGGCTTCAACTTCTGGACGCCGGTGACCAACGCGTCCTCGCTGAGCTGGCTCTACGACTACGCACGCGCGAACAACGAGGACAACCTGCCGACGATCCAGGCGTTCAGCGCGAGCCACGAGCCGAGCCCGTGGATGGGCGACCGGCAGACGTTCCAGGTGATGCCGTCGGCCGCCGCCGGGACCCCGGACCTCGGACGGGAGGCGCGGGAGCTGGCGTTCCGGCACGAGAACGAGACCGCGCGGCCGTACTACTACGGGGTGCGGTTCGAGAACGGGCTGACGGCGGAGATGGCGCCGACGGACCACGCGGCGGTGCTCCGGTTCAGCTACCCGGGCGACGACGCGAGCGTCCTCTTCGACAACGTGACGGACCAGGCGGGGCTCACGCTCGACAAGGAGAGCGGGACCTTCACCGGCTACTCGGACGTGAAGTCCGGGCTGTCGGCGGGAGCGACCCGGCTGTTCGTGTACGGCGTGTTCGACAAGCCGGTGGTGGACGGGGCGTCCAGCGGGGTCAAGGGCTACCTGCGGTTCAACGACCGGACCGTCACCCTGCGCATCGCCACCTCCCTCATCAGCCTCGACCAGGCCAAGGACAACCTGCGCCAGGAGATCCCGGACGGCACGTCCTTCGACGACGTGAAGGGGGCCGCCCAGCGCGCCTGGGACCGGCTCCTCGGCAAGGTCGAGGTGGAGGGCGCCACCCAGGACCAGCTGACCACGCTGTACTCCAGCCTGTACCGGCTGTACCTGTACCCCAACTCCGGCTTCGAGAAGGTGGGTTCGAAGTACCAGTACGCCTCGCCGTTCTCCCCTATGCCGTCCCCCGACACCCCGACGCACACCGGGGCGAAGATCGTGGACGGCAAGGTGTACGTCAACAACGGCTTCTGGGACACCTATCGGACGACCTGGCCGGCGTACTCGCTGCTGACGCCCTCTCAGGCGGGCGAGATGGTCGACGGGTTCGTGCAGCAGTACAAGGACGGCGGCTGGACCTCCCGCTGGTCCTCCCCCGGCTACGCGGACCTGATGACCGGCACCTCCTCGGACGTGGCGTTCGCGGACGCATACGTCAAGGGCGTGGACTTCGACGCGAAGTCGGCGTACGACGCGGCCCTGAAGAACGCCACGGTCGCGCCCCCGTCCTCCGGTGTGGGCCGCAAGGGCATGACGACCTCGCCGTTCCTCGGCTACACCAGCACCGACACCCACGAGGGCCTGTCCTGGGCGCTGGAGGGCTACCTCAACGACTACGGCATCGCGCGGATGGGCCGGGCGCTGTACGCGAAGACGGGAGAGAAGCGCTACAAGGAGGAGTCGGAGTACTTCCTCAACCGGGCCCAGGACTACGTGAACCTCTTCGACGCGAGGGCGGGCTTCTTCCAGGGCCGCGACGCCGACGGCAAGTGGCGGGTGGATTCGTCGAGTTACGACCCTCGCGTGTGGGGCTACGACTACACCGAGACCAACGGCTGGGGATACGCCTTCACCGCCCCGCAGGACAGCCGGGGGCTCGCCAACCTGTACGGCGGGCGCTCCGGGCTGGCCGAGAAGCTGGACCAGTACTTCGCGACACCCGAAACGGCCTCGCCGGACTTCGTCGGCTCGTACGGCGGTGTCATCCATGAGATGACGGAGGCGCGGGACGTCCGGATGGGCATGTACGGCCATTCCAACCAGGTCGCTCACCACGTCACCTACATGTACGACGCGGCCGGTCAGCCCTGGAAGACGCAGAAGAACGTCCGCGAGGTGCTGTCCCGGCTGTACGTCGGCAGCGAGATCGGGCAGGGCTACCACGGTGACGAGGACAACGGCGAGCAGTCGGCCTGGTACCTGTTCTCGGCGCTGGGCTTCTACCCGCTGGTGATGGGCAGCGGCGAATACGCCGTCGGCTCCCCGCTGTTCACCAAGGCGACCGTGCATCTGGAGAACGGCCGGGACCTGGTGGTCAGGGCGCCCGAGAACAGCGCGCGGAACGTGTACGTGCAGGGTCTGAAGGTCAACGGCAAGCCGTGGACGTCGACTTCGCTCCCCCACTCGGTGCTGTCCAAGGGTGCCGTCCTGGACTTCGCCATGGGCCCGAAGCCGTCGAAGTGGGGCACGGGGAGGAACGCGGCCCCGGTGTCGATCACCCAGGACGACCAGGTGCCGACACCGCGTGCGGACGTGCTCTCCGGTGACGGGGCGCTGTTCGACAACACCTCGGCGACGGACGCGGCCGTGACCTCGGTCGACCTTCCGGTGTCCGGCGAGGTCAAGGGCGTCCAGTACACGGTGACCTCGTCGTCGGACCACACCAAGGCGCCGACCGGCTGGACGCTCCAGGGCTCGGCCGACGGCACCACGTGGAAGACCCTCGACCGGCGGTCCGCGGAGTCGTTCGCATGGGACCGGCAGACACGGGCGTTCACCGTGAGGTCTCCGGGTACGTACGGGAAGTACCGTCTGGTGCTCGACGGCGAGGCGGTCGTGTCGGAGGTCGAACTGCTCGCCTGA
- a CDS encoding alpha-glucuronidase — MQGVDPAWLPDEAFRPIGTRRTLIRGSGPLVDTVRGEVARACARFGGVVVQDEPDLVLELTGDDAGEAFTYGRRDGCTTVTATGARGLLYGLFHVVRLGEAAFLEEAELQEHRPALALRMLDHWDNVAVHPVMGQVERGYAGGSLFWEDGRARGDLERVRAYGRLLAACGINAVAVNNVNVHAVEARLLTDRLEEVADIAGALRPYGIRTHLSVTFAAPVVLGGLETADPLDAEVRAWWADAAARVYSRIPDFGGFVVKADSEGQPGPFAYGRSHADGANMLAAALAPHGGTVHWRAFVYDHHQDWRDRTTDRARAAYDHFVPLDGEFADNAVLQVKHGPMDFQVREPVSPLIGAMPGTRLAVELQVTQEYTGQQRHVCWLGPMWSEVLRFGIAEGSSVGASARGGLVAVSNVGDDPFWTGHPLAQANLYTFGRLAWEPGADPYAVLDDWIRLSYGPGPAAGLRSVLDGSWRTYEKYTAPLGVGFMVQPGHHYGPGVDGYEYSPWGTYHFADRDGVGVDRSVASGTGFAGQYAKPWAEVYESPETCPDELLLFFHHVSYGHMLKSGKTVIQHIYDTHFEGVAEVEAAREVWASLARLVDPARHARVTERFEEQLRSAREWRDQVNSYFFRKSGVPDARGRVIY, encoded by the coding sequence ATGCAGGGTGTCGATCCGGCCTGGCTGCCGGACGAGGCGTTCCGGCCGATCGGCACCCGGCGGACCCTGATCCGCGGCTCGGGTCCGCTGGTGGACACGGTCCGCGGGGAGGTGGCCCGGGCCTGTGCGCGGTTCGGGGGCGTGGTCGTCCAGGACGAACCCGACCTCGTGCTGGAGCTGACCGGCGACGACGCCGGCGAGGCGTTCACGTACGGTCGCCGTGACGGTTGTACGACCGTCACGGCGACCGGCGCGCGCGGCTTGCTGTACGGCCTCTTCCACGTCGTACGGCTCGGGGAGGCCGCCTTCCTCGAAGAGGCCGAACTCCAGGAGCACCGGCCCGCGTTGGCGCTGCGGATGCTCGACCACTGGGACAACGTGGCCGTGCACCCGGTCATGGGCCAGGTGGAGCGGGGGTACGCGGGCGGGTCGCTGTTCTGGGAGGACGGGCGGGCTCGCGGGGACCTGGAGCGGGTGCGGGCGTACGGCAGGCTGCTGGCGGCCTGCGGGATCAACGCGGTGGCGGTGAACAACGTCAACGTGCACGCCGTCGAGGCCCGGCTGCTGACCGACCGTCTTGAGGAAGTGGCCGACATCGCGGGCGCGTTGCGGCCGTACGGCATCCGCACGCATCTGTCGGTGACCTTCGCCGCGCCGGTCGTGCTGGGTGGGCTGGAGACGGCCGACCCCCTCGACGCCGAGGTGCGCGCGTGGTGGGCCGACGCGGCCGCGCGGGTCTACTCGCGGATCCCGGACTTCGGCGGGTTCGTCGTGAAGGCGGACTCGGAGGGGCAGCCGGGGCCGTTCGCGTACGGGCGCAGTCATGCGGACGGCGCGAACATGCTCGCCGCCGCCCTCGCCCCGCACGGCGGCACGGTCCACTGGCGGGCCTTCGTCTACGACCACCACCAGGACTGGCGGGACCGCACGACGGACCGGGCGCGGGCCGCGTACGACCATTTCGTGCCGCTGGACGGGGAGTTCGCGGACAACGCCGTCCTCCAGGTCAAGCACGGGCCGATGGACTTCCAGGTGCGGGAGCCGGTCTCACCGCTGATCGGGGCGATGCCGGGGACCCGGCTCGCGGTGGAGCTCCAGGTGACGCAGGAGTACACCGGTCAACAGCGGCATGTGTGCTGGCTGGGGCCGATGTGGAGCGAGGTGCTGCGGTTCGGGATCGCCGAGGGCTCCTCCGTGGGCGCGTCGGCACGGGGTGGGCTCGTCGCCGTGTCCAACGTCGGGGACGACCCGTTCTGGACGGGGCATCCACTGGCCCAGGCGAACCTGTACACGTTCGGCCGGCTGGCCTGGGAGCCGGGTGCCGATCCGTATGCCGTCCTCGATGACTGGATCCGGCTGAGCTACGGGCCGGGTCCCGCGGCGGGCCTGCGCTCCGTCCTGGACGGTTCGTGGCGGACGTACGAGAAGTACACCGCTCCCCTCGGTGTGGGGTTCATGGTCCAGCCGGGGCACCACTACGGGCCGGGTGTCGACGGCTACGAGTACAGCCCGTGGGGCACCTACCACTTCGCCGACCGCGACGGCGTGGGTGTGGATCGGAGCGTGGCGAGCGGGACGGGGTTCGCGGGGCAGTACGCCAAGCCGTGGGCCGAGGTGTACGAGTCGCCGGAGACCTGCCCGGACGAGCTGCTGCTGTTCTTCCACCACGTGTCGTACGGGCACATGCTGAAGAGCGGCAAGACGGTGATCCAGCACATCTACGACACACACTTCGAGGGCGTGGCGGAGGTGGAGGCGGCCCGGGAGGTGTGGGCCTCGCTGGCTCGGCTCGTGGACCCGGCGCGTCACGCGCGGGTGACGGAGCGGTTCGAGGAGCAGCTCCGGAGTGCCCGGGAGTGGCGCGATCAGGTCAACAGCTACTTCTTCCGGAAGTCGGGGGTGCCGGACGCGCGGGGGCGGGTCATCTACTGA
- a CDS encoding beta-galactosidase: protein MTPSNSKIPYGGDYNPEQWPEEVWDDDHRLFTRAGIDTLTVGVFSWSLTQPAEDTYDFTVLDRVLDRAAAEGRQVCLATGTAALPPWLAKRYPEVNRTDFEGRRHRHGQRHNFCPSSPAYRRLATAMAARLAERYADHPALLAWHINNEYGGACYCELCADAFRDWLRDKYATLDALNDAWWTTFWSHRYTDFAEVEPPSALTEHWRGPDHTAFQGITLDYFRFTTDALLGCFLAEKEVIRAHDPVTPVTTNFMGMFRPLDYHRWAPHLDFASWDSYPPLDAPPTWAALAHDLMRGLKDGAPFWLMEQTPSTTACRDVNPLRRPGELRLATYQAIAHGADAALYFQLRASRGACEKYHGAVIGHAGRDDTRVFREVAALGEELALLGDASLGARTPARTALIFDWDSWWALEISDGPSRLVKYQEVVHAYYRAAREAGADVDVVPHTTDLTPYDVVLAPALHMVKGDLAARLEAVAEHGGTVLATFLSGRVDEHDRAFLADVPGPLAPLMGIRVDEWDARQAEFTQPIPELDSQARLVFELVQLTGAEAVAGYGTDFYAGTPAVTRHRYGQGEGWYVATALDQPGVDQVVRRVLSRHDLIGPYADHEGLETATRVAPDGTRLLFLLNHTDAATELTAHATATDLLTGKQTEAGAPLVLDPRGVAVLRLQ from the coding sequence ATGACCCCGTCGAACTCCAAGATCCCCTACGGCGGCGACTACAACCCCGAACAGTGGCCGGAGGAGGTCTGGGACGACGACCACCGGCTGTTCACCCGGGCCGGCATCGACACCCTCACCGTCGGCGTCTTCTCCTGGTCCCTCACCCAACCCGCCGAGGACACCTACGACTTCACGGTCCTCGACCGCGTCCTCGACCGGGCGGCGGCCGAGGGCCGACAGGTGTGCCTCGCGACCGGGACGGCCGCCCTGCCGCCCTGGCTCGCGAAGAGGTACCCCGAGGTGAACCGCACCGACTTCGAGGGCCGCCGCCATCGCCACGGCCAGCGCCACAACTTCTGCCCCAGCTCACCGGCGTACCGCCGACTCGCCACGGCGATGGCGGCACGGCTGGCCGAACGGTACGCGGACCACCCGGCGTTGCTCGCCTGGCACATCAACAACGAGTACGGCGGGGCCTGTTACTGCGAGCTGTGCGCCGACGCCTTCCGGGACTGGCTGCGCGACAAGTACGCGACCCTCGACGCCCTCAACGACGCCTGGTGGACGACGTTCTGGTCGCACCGCTACACCGACTTCGCCGAGGTCGAGCCGCCGAGCGCCCTCACCGAGCACTGGCGGGGCCCCGACCACACCGCCTTCCAGGGCATCACGCTCGACTACTTCCGCTTCACCACCGACGCCCTGCTCGGCTGCTTCCTGGCCGAGAAGGAGGTGATCCGCGCCCACGACCCGGTCACGCCCGTCACGACCAACTTCATGGGCATGTTTCGCCCCCTCGACTACCACCGCTGGGCACCCCACCTCGACTTCGCGTCCTGGGACAGCTACCCGCCCCTGGACGCCCCGCCGACCTGGGCGGCCCTGGCCCACGACCTGATGCGCGGCCTCAAGGACGGCGCCCCCTTCTGGCTGATGGAGCAGACCCCTTCCACGACGGCCTGCCGGGACGTCAACCCCCTGCGCAGACCGGGGGAGTTGCGCCTGGCGACCTACCAGGCCATCGCCCACGGCGCGGACGCGGCCCTCTACTTCCAGCTGCGCGCCTCCCGCGGAGCCTGCGAGAAGTACCACGGGGCGGTCATCGGTCACGCGGGCCGTGACGACACCCGGGTCTTCCGGGAAGTGGCCGCGCTGGGCGAGGAGTTGGCGCTGCTCGGCGACGCCTCCCTCGGCGCCCGCACCCCGGCCCGCACCGCGCTGATCTTCGACTGGGACAGCTGGTGGGCCCTGGAGATATCCGACGGCCCCTCCCGCCTGGTCAAGTACCAGGAGGTGGTGCACGCCTACTACCGGGCCGCCCGGGAGGCCGGCGCCGACGTGGACGTCGTCCCGCACACCACCGACCTCACCCCCTACGACGTGGTCCTCGCCCCCGCCCTGCACATGGTCAAGGGCGATCTCGCGGCCCGCCTGGAAGCGGTGGCGGAGCACGGCGGCACGGTCCTGGCCACCTTCCTCTCCGGGCGCGTCGACGAACACGACCGCGCCTTCCTCGCCGACGTCCCCGGCCCGCTCGCCCCCCTCATGGGCATCCGCGTCGACGAATGGGACGCACGGCAAGCGGAGTTCACCCAACCGATCCCCGAACTCGACTCACAGGCACGCCTCGTCTTCGAGCTCGTCCAACTGACGGGCGCCGAGGCGGTCGCCGGCTACGGCACGGACTTCTACGCGGGGACGCCCGCGGTGACCCGTCACCGCTACGGGCAGGGCGAGGGCTGGTACGTCGCCACCGCCCTCGACCAGCCCGGTGTGGACCAGGTCGTCCGCCGGGTCCTGTCCCGCCACGACCTCATCGGCCCCTACGCCGACCACGAGGGGCTGGAGACGGCGACCCGCGTCGCCCCCGACGGCACCCGACTCCTCTTCCTCCTCAACCACACAGACGCAGCAACCGAGTTGACGGCTCACGCCACGGCGACCGATCTTCTCACCGGGAAGCAGACCGAGGCCGGCGCCCCGCTCGTCCTCGACCCGCGAGGTGTCGCCGTGCTCCGGCTTCAGTAG
- a CDS encoding carbohydrate ABC transporter permease: MSAPIKETAAVPAQRTTDTAPVRPGSERSEGVVLNAFSHGFLALWALLIVLPLLWLVLSSFKTDAQIGGSAFGWPQNWSLDVFGRAWDKGIGDYFLNTVIVLVFSVPLTMLLGSMAAYVLARYQFWGNRFLYFFFVAGAMFPVFLALVPLFFMVKRLDMLNTYQGLILVYVAYSMPFTVFFMHAFFRTLPTAVFEAAVLDGASHTRTFFQVMLPMAKPGLISVGIFNTLGQWNQFILPTVLMQPQSGDDPERYVLTQGLIQLQQQMGYASDLPVLFAGVTIAMIPMLVVYLSFQRQVQAGLTSATLK, encoded by the coding sequence ATGAGCGCACCCATCAAGGAGACCGCCGCCGTCCCGGCCCAGCGGACCACGGACACGGCCCCGGTCCGCCCGGGCAGCGAGCGCAGCGAGGGCGTCGTCCTGAACGCCTTCTCGCACGGCTTCCTGGCGCTGTGGGCCCTGCTGATCGTGCTGCCACTGCTGTGGCTGGTGCTCAGCTCCTTCAAGACCGACGCCCAGATCGGCGGTTCGGCCTTCGGCTGGCCGCAGAACTGGTCCCTGGACGTCTTCGGACGGGCCTGGGACAAGGGCATCGGCGACTACTTCCTGAACACCGTCATCGTGCTGGTCTTCTCGGTGCCGCTGACGATGCTGCTCGGCTCCATGGCCGCCTACGTCCTGGCCCGCTACCAGTTCTGGGGCAACAGGTTCCTGTACTTCTTCTTCGTCGCGGGCGCGATGTTCCCGGTGTTCCTGGCCCTGGTCCCGCTGTTTTTCATGGTGAAGCGGCTGGACATGCTGAACACCTACCAGGGGCTGATCCTGGTGTACGTCGCCTACTCGATGCCGTTCACGGTGTTCTTCATGCACGCGTTCTTCCGGACGCTGCCCACCGCCGTCTTCGAGGCCGCGGTCCTCGACGGGGCCTCGCACACCCGGACCTTCTTCCAGGTGATGCTGCCGATGGCGAAGCCGGGGCTGATCAGCGTCGGCATCTTCAACACGCTCGGCCAGTGGAACCAGTTCATCCTGCCCACGGTGCTGATGCAGCCGCAGAGCGGCGACGATCCGGAGCGCTATGTGCTCACCCAGGGCCTGATCCAGCTCCAGCAGCAGATGGGATACGCCTCTGACCTTCCGGTGCTCTTCGCCGGGGTGACCATCGCCATGATCCCCATGCTGGTGGTGTACCTGTCCTTCCAGCGCCAGGTGCAGGCGGGACTGACTTCGGCGACCTTGAAGTAG